The Salvelinus sp. IW2-2015 linkage group LG15, ASM291031v2, whole genome shotgun sequence genome includes a region encoding these proteins:
- the LOC139028878 gene encoding kinetochore protein NDC80 homolog encodes MERSRMNRASSSRLSELPQRVESNRMSMVYATPQSKQSFGKLNIPKPQSVTSERRTSFFGSRTSGAGMARNSAFGAFGGAEKMKDPRPLHDKAYVQQCIRQLCEFLSEKGFPGSMSVKSLQSPSTKEFLKIFEFIYCLLDPTFQXPTSKVEEEVPRILKDLGYPFVLSKSSMYSVGAPHTWPQVLGAVVWLIDTVKIFCSMSDQDLLFADFSDGSTEIEDGVEFNKVQSQLTTKPICFPEPSVDVFPSDPLC; translated from the exons ATCCAGGATGAACCGAGCATCCAGCAGTAGGCTCTCTGAGCTCCCTCAAAGAGTTGAAAGCAACAGAATGAGCATGGTTTATGCAACACCGCAGAG CAAACAATCCTTCGGAAAGTTGAACATTCCTAAACCCCAGTCTGTCACATCCGAGAGAAGAACCAGCTTTTTTGGTAGTCG GACCAGTGGGGCTGGCATGGCTCGCAACAGCGCCTTTGGTGCCTTTGGAGGTGCAGAGAAGATGAAGGATCCCCGTCCCTTACACGATAAGGCCTATGTTCAGCAGTGCATCAGACAGTTGTGTGAG TTTCTGTCAGAGAAGGGCTTTCCGGGTTCAATGTCAGTCAAGTCTCTCCAGTCGCCCTCCACCAAGGAGTTCCTAAAGATCTTTGAGTTCATCTACTGCCTCCTGGACCCCACCTTCCAGWTGCCCACCTCCAAAGTGGAGGAAGAGGTCCCCAGGATTCTCAAAGACTTGGG GTATCCATTTGTTCTCTCCAAAAGTTCCATGTACTCTGTGGGGGCACCACATACGTGGCCCCAGGTCTTGGGGGCTGTTGTCTGGCTCATCGATACTGTGAAG ATCTTTTGCAGTATGAGTGATCAGGACCTGCTCTTTGCTGATTTCTCTGACGGAAGCACTGAGATTGAGGATGGGGTTGAGTTCAACAAGGTACAGAGCCAACTTACAACAAAACCCATTTGTTTCCCCGAACCCTCTGTG GATGTTTTTCCCTCGGACCCTCTGTGTTAG